From Stigmatopora nigra isolate UIUO_SnigA chromosome 17, RoL_Snig_1.1, whole genome shotgun sequence, a single genomic window includes:
- the ora5 gene encoding C-X-C chemokine receptor type 1 — protein sequence MDTEELVESIVRGLMFLAGIIGNNFLAIRSFPFGRSSISTNDVLLLNLAVSNLITNYLVDLPDTIADFAGHWFLGEAYCGVFRFCADLSESSSIFTTFFISAFWHQKLVGSLKRGGGPVKLDNMTLVLSLLAGSWATALAFSAPHFFFVRVEGGNGSKKDCVDVFPDAFSRKIYDIFYLTLANAVPLAGLLFASGRIAATLLKLHQRIQGQTEEPGKGGGPDAGLGSVSQPQSGAVPSERARKPNSGRQVRAAKSVVAVASVFLVCWLTHLLLRITNNFHTSSLVVEVASYVAASYTCIIPYIFLHGVKKLSCSCTRS from the coding sequence ATGGACACGGAGGAGTTGGTGGAATCCATCGTCCGAGGGCTGATGTTTTTAGCGGGGATTATCGGTAACAACTTTTTGGCCATCAGATCCTTCCCTTTCGGAAGATCTAGCATCTCCACCAACGACGTACTCCTCCTCAACCTGGCCGTCTCCAACCTGATCACCAACTACCTGGTGGACCTTCCCGACACCATCGCCGACTTCGCCGGCCACTGGTTCCTGGGCGAAGCCTACTGCGGCGTCTTCCGCTTCTGTGCCGACCTGTCTGAGAGCAGCAGTATCTTCACCACCTTCTTCATCAGCGCCTTCTGGCACCAGAAGCTGGTGGGCTCCTTGAAACGGGGCGGTGGGCCTGTTAAACTGGACAACATGACCTTAGTCCTGAGCCTGCTGGCCGGCAGCTGGGCCACGGCGTTGGCGTTCAGCGCGCCACATTTTTTCTTCGTGAGAGTCGAGGGGGGCAACGGGAGCAAAAAAGACTGCGTGGACGTCTTCCCAGATGCCTTTTCCAGAAAAATATATGACATCTTCTACCTGACGCTGGCCAACGCTGTACCTCTGGCCGGGTTGCTGTTTGCCAGCGGACGCATTGCGGCGACCTTGTTGAAGCTCCACCAGCGAATCCAAGGTCAGACGGAAGAGCCGGGCAAAGGCGGGGGTCCTGACGCAGGGCTCGGCAGCGTTTCCCAACCGCAGAGCGGGGCGGTCCCGTCCGAGCGCGCCAGGAAGCCCAATTCGGGTCGGCAAGTGCGGGCGGCCAAGAGCGTGGTGGCGGTGGCCAGTGTGTTCCTGGTCTGCTGGCTGACTCATCTGCTGCTGCGGATCACCAACAATTTCCACACCTCCTCACTGGTGGTGGAGGTTGCCAGCTACGTTGCAGCCTCCTACACCTGCATCATACCATACATTTTCCTACACGGAGTGAAAAAGCTCTCATGCTCATGCACAAGAAGTTAG